In Brassica rapa cultivar Chiifu-401-42 chromosome A06, CAAS_Brap_v3.01, whole genome shotgun sequence, a single window of DNA contains:
- the LOC103872768 gene encoding chlorophyllase-1 — protein MAGKEDSETFFSAATPLAFELGSLPTTVIPADPSQTDLTAPPKPVIITSPTVAGTYPVVLFFHGFYLRNYFYSDVINHVASHGYIVVAPQLCKILPPGGQVEVDDAGKVINWTSKNLKAHLPSSVNANGNYTALVGHSRGGKTAFAVALGHAATLDPSIKFSALVGIDPVAGISKCIRTDPEILTYKPESFDLDMPIAVIGTGLGPKSNMLMPPCAPAEVNHEEFYIECKATKGHFVAADYGHMDMLDDNLPGFVGFMAGCMCKNGKRKKSEMRSFVGGIVVAFLKYSLWGEKSEIRQIVKDPSVSPARLDPSPELEEASGYLV, from the exons ATGGCGGGGAAGGAGGACAGTGAGACGTTTTTCTCGGCGGCAACTCCTTTGGCGTTTGAGTTAGGCAGCCTTCCAACAACCGTGATCCCCGCAGACCCGTCGCAAACCGATTTGACCGCACCTCCAAAGCCTGTAATAATCACCTCCCCAACCGTCGCCGGAACTTACCCCGTCGTCTTATTCTTCCATGGATTCTATCTTCGTAACTACTTCTACTCTGATGTTATTAACCACGTAGCTTCTCATGGCTACATTGTTGTAGCCCCACAG CTGTGCAAGATTTTGCCACCGGGAGGACAAGTGGAAGTAGACGATGCTGGAAAAGTGATAAACTGGACTTCGAAAAACCTCAAAGCTCACCTCCCAAGTTCAGTAAACGCTAATGGCAACTACACCGCACTCGTGGGCCATAGCCGCGGTGGTAAAACCGCGTTTGCGGTTGCGTTAGGCCACGCCGCAACACTAGACCCATCCATCAAATTTTCAGCTCTTGTAGGAATAGATCCAGTTGCAGGAATCAGCAAATGCATAAGAACCGATCCCGAAATCTTAACGTACAAACCGGAATCATTCGACCTGGACATGCCGATTGCAGTGATCGGTACGGGTCTCGGACCGAAAAGTAACATGCTGATGCCCCCATGCGCACCAGCGGAAGTGAACCATGAGGAGTTTTATATTGAGTGTAAGGCTACGAAGGGACATTTCGTGGCTGCGGATTACGGACATATGGATATGTTGGACGATAATTTGCCCGGTTTTGTCGGGTTTATGGCGGGTTGTATGTGTAAGAACGGTAAACGCAAAAAGAGTGAGATGAGAAGCTTTGTTGGTGGAATTGTGGTTGCGTTTCTAAAGTATAGTCTATGGGGTGAAAAGTCGGAGATTCGACAGATTGTGAAGGATCCTTCTGTTTCTCCGGCGAGGCTTGATCCTTCGCCGGAGCTGGAAGAAGCTTCTGGTTATCTCGTCTAG
- the LOC103872769 gene encoding protein YeeZ: protein MEVFQLSPEIPFRFHPTPPKFPHLSRINFCRPLSATSDSRSGTPDSESRNRMFVLGMGFVGGFFAEKLKEADWVVSGTCRSDSKKKEWEKKGIDLHLFSADSPEWSLLETVKDYTHLLVSIPPLADIGDPMLRDVELVREKLSSGNLQWLCYLSSTSVYGDYGGAWVTEDHPPNPKTQSAKLRLAAEEGWLSLGSDLGVSTHVLRLGGIYGPGRSAIDTLLKRENLSESQLRRASRRFTSRVHVEDICQALQAAIEKPSSREIYNIVDDDPAPREEVFEYALEMIEKRWKRKIETKPFLYESREQSSLRGEKRVSNEHMKDKLGVKLLYPSYKLGLQSIGEKMDNPF, encoded by the exons ATGGAAGTTTTTCAGTTGTCGCCGGAGATTCCTTTCCGTTTCCATCCTACACCACCTAAATTTCCACATCTTAGTAGAATCAACTTCTGCCGGCCATTATCAGCAACCAGCGATTCTCGATCCGGTACACCAGATTCAGAATCGCGGAACCGGATGTTCGTTCTCGGGATGGGATTCGTCGGAGGATTCTTCGCGGAAAAGCTCAAAGAAGCAGACTG GGTTGTTTCAGGGACTTGCAGGAGTGATTCAAAGAAGAAAGAGTGGGAGAAGAAAGGAATCGATCTTCACCTCTTTTCCGCAGATTCACCTGA ATGGAGCTTGCTCGAAACTGTGAAGGATTACACTCACCTGCTCGTTTCCATTCCACCTTTAGCTGACATTGGTGATCCG ATGTTGCGGGATGTAGAACTTGTCAGAGAGAAGCTTTCTAGTGGAAATCTACAGTGGCTTTGTTATCTCTCATCAACAA GTGTTTATGGAGATTATGGTGGTGCTTGGGTCACTGAAGA TCATCCTCCTAATCCTAAAACTCAGTCAGCCAAACTGAGGTTAGCTGCAGAGGAAGGATGGTTGAGCTTGGGGAGTGATCTTGGGGTTTCTACTCATGTCCTTCGACTTGGTGGTATCTATGGACCTGGTCGCAG TGCGATTGATACCTTGTTGAAGAGGGAGAATTTGTCTGAAAGTCAACTGAGAAGAGCGTCCCGGAGATTCACGTCCAGAGTCCATGTTGAAGATATATGCCAAGCTCTTCAAGCTGCCATTGAAAAACCATCTTCAAG AGAGATCTACAACATTGTCGATGATGATCCAGCACCACGAGAAGAGGTGTTTGAATATGCCTTGGAGATGATTGAGAAACGTTGGAAAAGGAAGATCGAAACAAAGCCATTTCTGTATGAGTCTAGGGAGCAGAGTTCGTTGAGAGGCGAAAAACGAGTTAGTAACGAACATATGAAGGATAAACTAGGAGTCAAATTGCTATATCCTTCGTACAAGTTGGGATTGCAAAGCATTGGGGAGAAGATGGACAACCCGTTTTAA
- the LOC103872770 gene encoding BEL1-like homeodomain protein 10: MAVYYSSNANCYQQEPIYLDHQQQQQQASSSSAVAAASFVGENVRNEMVFIPPTTGLQTLNGEVTRNGAVSGNDLSFYDGQGLSLSLGNQISLPSFHHQQYHHLGFTPNPSISVKETSPFDVEEKSKEMMLLLGQSNPSSGYAGLYSNYRFNETSGGFMSSFLRSRYLKPAQNLLDEVVSVKKELNQMRKKKQKGEEDFNNGSKDTQGELSTDSNVKLSTIERQELQNKKNKLLTMVDEVDKRYNQYYHQMEALASSFEIVAGFGSAKSYTSLALNKISCSFRSLRDAIKEQIQIIREKLGEKGGGGESLDEQQGGGERIPRLRYLDQRLRQQRAFHQQLGMVRPSWRPQRGLPENSVSVLRAWLFEHFLHPYPKESEKMMLAKQTGLSKNQVANWFINARVRLWKPMIEDIYKEEFGDESELQISKSSQELNSTNQDDSSSQQQQGDNNNNLGYPSADTTNINDKPQQEQEMNRSGDYETLMNYQGFGLEEEYRYMGGNNQEDSRFSNAHHLHDFVV; the protein is encoded by the exons ATGGCGGTTTACTACTCGAGTAATGCCAATTGTTACCAGCAAGAACCAATCTATCTCGaccatcaacaacaacaacaacaagcttcttcttcctccgccGTCGCCGCCGCATCTTTCGTCGGCGAAAATGTTCGAAACGAGATGGTTTTCATTCCACCAACCACTGGTCTTCAGACTCTCAACGGAGAGGTTACCAGAAACGGTGCCGTTTCCGGTAACGATCTAAGCTTTTATGACGGTCAAGGACTGTCTCTAAGCCTCGGCAATCAAATCTCTCTTCCGTCCTTTCACCACCAACAATACCACCATTTGGGTTTCACCCCAAATCCTTCAATCTCGGTTAAGGAAACGTCACCGTTTGACGTGGAGGAGAAGAGCAAAGAGATGATGTTGTTACTGGGTCAATCTAATCCTTCCTCCGGTTACGCTGGACTCTACAGCAATTACCGGTTTAACGAAACCTCAGGAGGTTTCATGAGCAGCTTTTTGCGTTCCCGGTATCTTAAACCGGCTCAGAATCTCCTCGATGAAGTGGTTAGTGTCAAGAAAGAGCTAAACCAGATgagaaagaagaagcagaaaggTGAAGAAGACTTTAACAATGGTTCCAAGGATACACAAGGAGAGTTATCAACTGATTCGAATGTGAAATTATCTACAATAGAACGTCAAGAGCTTCAGAACAAGAAGAACAAGCTTCTAACAATGGTTGATGAG GTAGATAAAAGATACAACCAATACTACCATCAAATGGAAGCATTAGCTTCATCATTCGAGATAGTAGCAGGGTTTGGATCAGCTAAGTCTTACACATCACTCGCTCTCAACAAAATCTCTTGCAGTTTCCGCTCTCTCCGCGACGCGATAAAGGAACAGATTCAGATCATCAGAGAGAAGCTTGGGGagaaaggaggaggaggagagtcaTTAGATGAGCAACAAGGAGGAGGAGAGAGGATACCGAGGTTGAGGTATTTAGATCAACGGTTGAGACAGCAGAGAGCTTTCCATCAACAGCTTGGAATGGTTAGACCATCCTGGAGGCCTCAGAGAGGCTTACCTGAAAACTCTGTCTCTGTTCTCCGCGCTTGGCTCTTTGAACATTTCCTTCATCC atatcCGAAAGAATCTGAGAAGATGATGCTTGCAAAACAGACAGGACTGTCGAAAAACCAG GTTGCTAATTGGTTCATAAACGCGAGAGTTCGTCTATGGAAACCGATGATAGAAGATATTTATAAAGAAGAGTTTGGTGATGAGTCTGAGTTGCAAATCTCCAAGTCTTCTCAAGAACTTAACAGCACCAACCAAGATGACTCCTCGTCACAGCAGCAACAGGGAGATAACAACAATAACCTCGGCTATCCATCTGCAGACACAACAAACATTAATGACAAGCCACAACAAGAACAAGAGATGAACCGGTCAGGGGACTACGAGACGCTAATGAACTATCAAGGGTTTGGTCTGGAGGAGGAGTACCGTTACATGGGAGGGAACAACCAGGAAGACAGCAGATTCTCCAATGCCCATCACTTGCACGACTTTGTTGTTTGA
- the LOC103872773 gene encoding uncharacterized protein LOC103872773: MGKPSSTSVWVTMMQKKKRWPLMILLFLSVSTVGMILVRSAFDSCSISGNRCGRFVVEKQESSDVKIRSANPLGFMKSKLVLLVSHELSLSGGPLLLMELAFLLRGVGAEVVWTTNQKPVEADEVVNVLEHKMLDRGVKVISAKSQKAVDTALKSDLVVLNTAVAGKWLDAVLKDNVPKVLPKILWWIHEMRGHYFKADLVKHLPFVAGAMIDSHATAEYWKNRTHDRLGIKMPKTYVVHLGNSKELMEVAEDSFAKKVLREQVRESLGVQSDDILFGIINSVSRGKGQDLFLRAFHESLEIIKETKKHEVPTMHAVVVGSDMSAQTKFETELRRFVQEKQLEKVVHFVNKTMKVAPYLAAIDVLVQNSQARGECFGRITIEAMAFKLPVLGTAAGGTMEIVVNRTTGLLHNAGKEGVLPLARNIVKLATNVEMRTTMGKKGYERVKEMFMEHHMSHRIASVLREVLQHAKVHSRTTK, from the exons ATGGGGAAGCCGTCGTCAACGAGTGTGTGGGTAACAATGatgcagaagaagaagagatggcCACTGATGATTCTGCTCTTTTTATCTGTATCAACCGTGGGAATGATTCTCGTCAGATCCGCCTTCGATTCCTGCAGTATCAGCGGAAACCGATGCGGACGATTCGTCGTGGAGAAGCAAGAGAGCAGCGACGTGAAGATCCGATCGGCGAATCCTCTCGGTTTCATGAAATCGAAGCTCGTTCTACTCGTCTCTCACGAACTCTCCCTCTCAG GTGGACCTTTGCTGTTGATGGAGCTTGCGTTTCTGTTGAGAGGGGTTGGTGCTGAAGTTGTTTGGACCACGAATCAGAAACCTGTTGAAGCAGATGAAGTTGTTAATGTTTTGGAACATAAGATGTTGGATCGAGGAGTGAAG GTTATCTCAGCGAAGAGTCAGAAAGCTGTAGATACAGCTCTTAAGTCTGATCTGGTTGTTTTAAACACTGCTGTTGCTGGGAAATGGCTTGATGCTGTACTCAAGGACAATGTTCCTAAAGTTCTTCCCAAGATCCTCTGGTGGATTCATGAGATGAGAGGTCATTATTTCAAGGCGGATTTAGTCAAGCATCTTCCTTTTGTTGCGGGGGCAATGATTGATTCGCACGCAACAGCTGAATATTGGAAGAACAGGACTCATGATCGCTTAGG GATTAAAATGCCTAAAACTTATGTCGTGCACCTAGGAAATAGCAAGGAGTTGATGGAAGTTGCTGAAGATAGTTTCGCCAAGAAAGTTTTGCGTGAGCAAGTTCGAGAATCTCTTGGAGTGCAGAGTGATGACATTCTATTTGGCATTATTAATA GTGTATCTCGAGGAAAGGGCCAAGATCTATTCCTCAGAGCCTTCCATGAAAGTCTAGAAATAATCAAAGAGACTAAAAAGCATGAGGTACCAACAATGCATGCAGTTGTAGTAGGAAGCGACATGAGCGCACAGACGAAATTTGAGACAGAGCTACGAAGGTTTGTCCAAGAGAAGCAACTTGAGAAAGTTGTCCACTTTGTCAACAAAACAATGAAAGTAGCACCATATCTAGCAGCCATTGATGTTCTTGTCCAAAACTCCCAAGCCAGAGGAGAATGCTTCGGGAGAATAACAATCGAGGCCATGGCCTTTAAGCTTCCTGTACTCGGTACCGCAGCAGGAGGAACAATGGAGATTGTAGTGAACAGAACAACTGGTCTTTTACACAACGCCGGTAAAGAGGGTGTGTTACCGCTTGCCAGAAACATTGTGAAGCTGGCAACAAACGTGGAGATGAGGACGACAATGGGGAAGAAAGGGTATGAGAGGGTAAAAGAGATGTTTATGGAACATCATATGTCTCATCGGATAGCTTCTGTGCTCAGAGAAGTGTTGCAACACGCAAAAGTTCACTCACGAACAACAAAATAG
- the LOC103872772 gene encoding jacalin-related lectin 3 yields MSVQGKPASVGPWGGQGGHAWDDGMFTTVRQINIAHGSSIDSIQVEYDKNGSSFWSEKHGGNGGSKFEKVTLDYPHEYLTSVHGTYGSYDIWGHVCVRSLTLESNRKKYGPFGVESGTCFSLPKSESKVTGFHGKAGSYLDAIGVHLQQIHKEDNPSSRIVMHSHQNVHNGDKDFEYSVIQGSVGQNFDIFVALKKKDPTLPSHQPREHAGAEITKHKVVTDTEKVQPKAGGDAKTYGPWGGAGGIVFDDGIYTGIRQINLSRSVGIVSMKVCYDSRGQAVWGSKHGGRGSFKHEKIVFDYPSEILTHVTGTYGPLIYMGPNVIKSLTFHTNKGKHGPFGEEQGPSFTHKTDDAKVVGFLGREGLFLDAIGVHVMDCKISPLKPSPHNAIVPHNNSGVAVIENSPWANKLVLAANGRGEEFERGVVKEPTPSGPGPWGGNGGKPWDDGVYSGIKQIFVTRGNDAISSLQVEYDRNGQSVWSVKHGGNNGVFTHRIKLEYPNEMLTCISGYYGPLNNSDKTNVVKSLSFYTSRGKYGPYGEETGTYFTSTTTQGKVLGLHGRSSAYLDAIGVHMQHWLGNNNKPQYNRASCFKVY; encoded by the exons ATG AGTGTTCAAGGAAAGCCTGCATCAGTTGGCCCATGGGGAGGCCAAGGTGGTCATGCCTGGGATGATGGAATGTTCACCACAGTAAGGCAAATAAACATAGCGCATGGCTCTAGTATAGACTCCATCCAAGTTGAGTATGACAAGAATGGAAGCTCGTTTTGGTCTGAAAAACATGGAGGAAACGGAGGCTCGAAGTTTGAAAAG GTCACACTTGATTACCCGCATGAGTATTTGACCTCAGTACATGGAACCTATGGCAGCTATGACATCTGGGGACATGTATGTGTTCGGTCGCTTACCTTGGAGAGTAACCGCAAAAAGTATGGACCATTTGGTGTTGAGTCAGGTACATGTTTCTCATTACCAAAATCAGAGTCAAAGGTTACTGGGTTCCATGGGAAGGCTGGTTCCTATTTGGATGCTATTGGTGTTCACCTTCAACAAATTCATAAAGAGGATAATCCCTCCTCGAGGATTGTCATGCACTCACATCAAAATGTCCACAATGGTGATAAGGACTTCGAATACTCAGTGATTCAAGGAAGTGTAGGTCAAAACTTTGATATATTTGTTGCACTCAAGAAGAAAGATCCAACTTTGCCTTCTCATCAACCCCGTGAACACGCAGGTGCTGAGATCACCAAACATAAG GTGGTGACAGATACTGAGAAGGTGCAGCCAAAAGCTGGAGGTGATGCAAAAACATATGGACCATGGGGTGGAGCCGGTGGAATCGTATTTGACGATGGGATTTATACCGGTATTAGACAAATCAATTTGTCACGCAGTGTAGGGATTGTATCTATGAAGGTGTGTTATGATTCTAGAGGACAAGCTGTTTGGGGAAGCAAGCATGGTGGCAGGGGAAGTTTCAAACATGAAAAG ATTGTATTTGATTACCCATCAGAGATTTTAACACATGTAACGGGAACATATGGACCGTTGATCTACATGGGACCTAATGTGATAAAGTCGCTGACTTTCCACACCAATAAAGGAAAGCATGGaccttttggagaagaacaagGACCTTCCTTTACTCATAAAACGGATGATGCTAAAGTTGTTGGATTCCTTGGAAGAGAAGGTTTGTTTCTTGATGCAATTGGTGTTCATGTTATGGATTGCAAAATAAGTCCCCTCAAGCCATCTCCTCACAATGCAATTGTTCCTCATAACAACTCTGGCGTTGCTGTAATCGAAAATTCACCATGGGCTAATAAGCTAGTCCTTGCAGCAAACGGCCGTGGCGAAGAG TTTGAGCGTGGAGTCGTCAAAGAACCAACACCGAGCGGGCCTGGACCGTGGGGAGGCAACGGAGGTAAACCGTGGGACGATGGTGTATATTCAGGGATCAAGCAGATATTCGTAACAAGAGGAAATGATGCTATCTCTTCATTACAAGTCGAGTACGATAGAAATGGACAATCTGTTTGGTCTGTTAAACATGGTGGTAACAATGGAGTCTTCACACACAGG ATAAAACTCGAGTATCCAAACGAGATGCTCACCTGCATTTCAGGGTATTACGGACCTCTGAACAATTCAGACAAAACTAACGTTGTCAAGTCTCTGAGTTTCTACACGAGCCGTGGAAAGTACGGTCCTTACGGTGAAGAGACCGGAACTTATTTCACTTCAACTACCACGCAAGGAAAAGTGTTGGGTTTACATGGTAGAAGTAGCGCTTACTTGGACGCCATTGGAGTTCATATGCAGCACTGGCTTGGCAACAACAATAAGCCTCAATACAACAGAGCTTCCTGTTTCAAGGTCTACTGA
- the LOC103872774 gene encoding pentatricopeptide repeat-containing protein At1g19720 — protein sequence MEKLFIPSFPKTCLNYQIPAKVETSPESHPKSRKKNLSFVKKKQPIITPDEQLDYLCRNGSLLEAEKALDSMFQQGTKMKRSTYLNLLESCIDSGSVHLGRILHARFDQFPQPDVFVETKLLSMYAKCGCLVDARKVFDSMRERNLYTWSAMIGAYSREHRWREVSNLFRMMMEDGVLPDDFLFPKILQGCANCGDVETGKLIHSVVVKLGMTSCLRVSNSILAVYAKCGELSLATKFFRRMEERDVVAWNSVLLAYCHNGKHEEAVDLVEEMEKEGISPGLVTWNILIGGYNQLGKCDAAIDLMQKMESFGVTADVFTWTAMISGLIHNGKRYQALDTFRKMFLAGVVPNGVTIMSAVSACSCLKILNLGSEVHSIAVKMGFMDDVLVGNSLVDMYSKCGKLEEARKVFDSIKNKDVYTWNSMITGYCQAEYCGKAYELFTRMQEENVKPNIITWNTMISGYIQNGDEGEAMDLFQRMEKDGNVQRNTASWNLIIAGYIQNGKKDEALELFRKMQFSRFMPNSVTILSLLPASANLLGARMVREIHGCVLRRNLDAVHAVKNALIDTYAKSGDIGYARTVFKGMKTKDIITWNSLIGGYVLHGSYGPALDLFDQMKTEEIKPNRGTLSSIILAHGLMGNVEQGKKVFSSIANDYHIIPALEHCCAMVSLYGRSNRLEEALQFIQEMNVQSEPPIWESFLTACRIHGDIDSAIHAAEHLFSLEPENPVTENLVSQIYALGARLGRSLEGKKPRKEKLLKKHLGQSWIEARNLVHTFTTGDQSKLCTDVLYPWVEKLCRMDDRNDQYNGELLIEEEGREKTCGIHSEKFAMAFGLISSSREPKTIRILKNLRMCRDCHNIAKYISKRYSCEILLEDTRCLHHFKNGDCSCKDYW from the coding sequence atggagAAGCTTTTCATACCATCGTTCCCCAAAACTTGTTTGAACTATCAAATCCCAGCAAAGGTAGAGACTTCACCAGAATCCCATCCCAAATCCAGGAAAAAGAATCTCTCTTTCGTCAAGAAGAAACAACCCATCATCACCCCCGACGAGCAACTCGACTACTTGTGCAGAAACGGAAGCCTCCTCGAAGCCGAGAAAGCTCTAGACTCCATGTTCCAACAAGGCACCAAGATGAAACGAAGCACTTACCTCAACCTGCTCGAATCCTGCATCGATTCCGGCTCCGTCCACCTCGGCCGCATCCTCCACGCGCGCTTCGATCAGTTCCCGCAGCCCGACGTCTTCGTGGAGACCAAGCTCTTGAGCATGTACGCGAAATGCGGGTGCCTCGTTGATGCGCGTAAGGTGTTCGATTCAATGCGTGAGAGAAACCTCTACACTTGGTCTGCTATGATTGGTGCTTACTCGAGGGAGCATCGGTGGAGAGAAGTCTCTAACCTCTTTCGTATGATGATGGAGGACGGAGTTTTGCCTGATGATTTCTTGTTTCCCAAGATACTACAAGGGTGTGCGAATTGTGGTGATGTTGAGACCGGGAAGTTGATTCATTCTGTGGTTGTGAAACTCGGGATGACTTCTTGTCTCCGTGTTAGCAACTCGATTTTGGCCGTGTATGCGAAATGTGGTGAGTTGAGTTTAGCTACGAAGTTCTTTAGACGCATGGAGGAGAGAGATGTGGTTGCTTGGAACTCGGTGCTCTTAGCTTACTGCCACAACGGTAAACATGAAGAAGCTGTTGATTTGGTCGAGGAGATGGAGAAAGAAGGGATCTCTCCAGGGCTTGTTACTTGGAACATATTGATTGGAGGTTACAACCAGCTGGGGAAATGCGATGCTGCGATTGATTTGATGCAGAAGATGGAGAGTTTTGGTGTTACTGCCGATGTGTTTACTTGGACAGCTATGATTTCGGGGTTGATTCATAACGGGAAGAGATATCAGGCGTTGGATACGTTTAGGAAGATGTTTTTAGCGGGTGTAGTGCCTAATGGAGTCACTATTATGAGCGCTGTGTCTGCTTGTTCGTGTTTGAAGATTCTGAACCTGGGATCAGAAGTTCACTCTATTGCTGTCAAGATGGGGTTTATGGATGATGTGCTTGTGGGGAACTCTCTGGTGGATATGTACTCCAAGTGTGGGAAACTTGAAGAAGCCAGGAAAGTTTTTGACTCGATAAAGAATAAGGATGTGTATACTTGGAACTCGATGATAACGGGTTATTGCCAAGCGGAATATTGCGGGAAGGCTTATGAGTTGTTTACAAGGATGCAGGAGGAAAATGTAAAACCAAATATCATCACATGGAACACGATGATCTCGGGATATATTCAGAATGGAGACGAGGGTGAGGCTATGGATCTGTTTCAGAGGATGGAAAAAGATGGGAACGTTCAGAGGAATACTGCCTCATGGAACCTGATCATTGCTGGTTATATACAAAACGGAAAGAAAGACGAGGCCTTGGAGCTTTTTAGGAAGATGCAGTTCTCTCGTTTCATGCCAAATTCAGTTACCATACTGAGTCTTTTACCTGCTTCCGCTAATCTTCTTGGGGCCAGAATGGTAAGAGAGATACACGGCTGTGTACTGCGGAGAAACCTAGATGCGGTTCATGCTGTTAAAAACGCTTTGATAGATACTTATGCTAAGTCAGGAGATATAGGATATGCAAGAACGGTATTCAAGGGTATGAAAACGAAAGACATCATAACTTGGAACTCACTGATTGGAGGCTATGTTTTGCACGGTAGCTATGGTCCAGCGCTTGATCTTTTTGATCAAATGAAGACAGAGGAGATTAAGCCAAATAGGGGAACTCTTTCGAGTATCATCCTTGCACACGGTCTGATGGGAAATGTAGAACAAGGAAAGAAAGTCTTCTCCAGCATAGCGAATGATTACCATATTATTCCTGCTCTGGAACATTGTTGCGCTATGGTATCGTTGTACGGACGATCCAACAGACTTGAAGAAGCGCTGCAGTTTATCCAGGAGATGAATGTTCAATCAGAGCCACCTATCTGGGAAAGCTTCTTAACTGCCTGCAGGATTCACGGTGATATTGACTCGGCAATCCATGCAGCAGAGCACTTGTTCTCCTTGGAACCTGAGAATCCGGTCACTGAAAATCTGGTATCGCAGATCTATGCCTTAGGTGCAAGACTTGGGAGATCTTTAGAAGGAAAGAAACCAAGGAAAGAAAAGCTTCTTAAGAAACATCTTGGACAGAGCTGGATTGAAGCTAGAAATTTAGTTCATACATTCACGACAGGTGATCAGTCCAAACTGTGTACTGATGTGCTGTATCCATGGGTGGAAAAGTTGTGTAGGATGGATGATAGAAATGACCAATACAATGGAGAACTTCTGATTGAGGAAGAAGGAAGGGAAAAAACTTGTGGAATCCACAGCGAAAAGTTTGCCATGGCTTTTGGTCTAATATCCTCATCGCGTGAACCTAAGACGATCAGGATCTTGAAAAATCTTAGGATGTGCCGGGATTGCCATAATATTGCAAAGTACATCTCCAAAAGATATAGCTGTGAAATATTGTTGGAGGACACAAGATGCTTGCACCACTTTAAGAATGGTGATTGTTCCTGTAAAGATTATTGGTAG
- the LOC103872775 gene encoding thioredoxin H-type 2, with the protein MAAEEGQVIGCHEIDVWAVQLDTAKQSNKLIVIDFTASWCPPCRMIAPVFADLAKKFMSSAIFFKVDVDELQNVAQEFGVEAMPTFVFIKDGNVVDKVVGARKEDLHATIAKHTGVATA; encoded by the exons ATGGCGGCAGAAGAGGGACAAGTGATCGGTTGCCACGAGATTGATGTATGGGCCGTGCAGCTCGACACAGCCAAACAATCCAACAAGCTG attgtgatAGATTTCACTGCTTCATGGTGCCCACCATGCCGCATGATTGCTCCAGTTTTCGCAGATCTGGCCAAGAAGTTCATGTCAAGTGCCATCTTCTTCAAGGTGGACGTCGATGAACTGCAG AATGTAGCTCAAGAGTTTGGTGTGGAGGCAATGCCGACCTTTGTGTTCATCAAAGACGGAAATGTTGTTGATAAGGTCGTTGGTGCAAGGAAGGAAGATCTTCATGCCACAATAGCCAAGCATACTGGTGTTGCTACTGCTTAA